In Fusobacterium nucleatum, the genomic stretch ATAAATTCTTCAAAATCTATATCTTTTAAGAATGGATAAAATCCCATAGCCTTTTTGTATAATGGTTTCCAAAATGCTTTATTTCTACCAACTATATTTTCCATAAATCTTGATTGTGATTCATGTAATCCCATACTTCCACCTGCACCAAGTAAAGTATCTATCAAATTATCAGCAGTTTGTTGCTCATAAATTCCATGTCCTGCTTCATGGATAATTGAAAATACAGTTGAAAATGGCATATTTCTCTTGTTATTTGTTGTAAGTCTAACATCATTTTTATTCAAATTTAAAGTAAAAGGATGTTCACTTGTTTCAACAAGTCCTTTTTCAAAATCAAAACCTACATAAGCAGCTAAATATTTTGCAAATTTCATTTGTATATCTTCATCAACAGGGACATTTAATTTATCTTCTTCTTTTAAAGATTTTTTCTTTTCTTGTATTTTCTTTAAAAAAGGTACAATTTCTTTTTTTAATTCACTAAAAAATATATCTAATTTTTCAGTATCCATGCCTTTTTCATAATCATTTAATAACACATCATAAAGATTTTTTTCATCTTTTCTTCTATATTCAGCAAACTTTTTATTATAGTTAAATACTTTTTCTAAACCATCTTTAATTATTGAAAAATCATTTTTAGCCTTAGCTTCTTCCCAAATACCTTGATTTATACTTGTCAATTTTGCATAGGCTTCATATTCATCAGCTGGAATTTTCTTTTTCTTTTCAATTTCTTCCATTGATAATTCTATTTCTTTTTTTTCAATTTCAGTTAAATTATTTTTTTCTTTATTTAAACTTTCAACCAAATTTATAAACTCATCAGAAGTGAATAAGTCATACTCCTGCATACTAAGTTCTCCAACCAATTCAGCTAAGTAAGGTTTTGATTTTATAGGAGTTTTTGTTTCTAAATCCCATTGAATAAGTTCTAAATTGGCAAATATCCTATTTTTCCTTTTTACTAATTCTCTAAATTTCTCTCTCATATTTCTTTCCTTTCAATCATTTTCTTCTTATCAACCCATTTTTCACTGTATAATTATTATTTAAAATCTCTAAAACACTAAGAACAATTCCATCTCTTGTCTTATATGTTTCTCCTCCTAAAACAACAATAATTACATCTGTTCCTTCAAACTTACTTGCAACAGCTATATTGTATTTTGCTTCTTTATGAAAACCTGTTTTTATTCCATATATGCCATTTTCACCAATTAAATGATTTCTATTTCTTATAGATATTTTACCATTATGGATTTTTGTAGATTTTATCCCTGCAATTTCAATATATTTCTTATATTTTAACGCTTCTATTGATAATTTATATACTCCTCTTGCAGTTCCCTCATCCATAGGCTGTTTTGTAACTCTTGTAGGTAGACCAGCAGGAGTATAGTATTTTATTTCCTTTTGTAAACCTAATTTTCTTAATTTTTTATTCATTTTGGTAACAAAACCAAATATACTGCCATTTCCAACATACTCAGCTATTGCATAAGTTGCATTATTAGCTGAATACACAGCAGAAGCTTTTATCAAATCTTCTAATACAAACATTTGTCCTACTTTTAAAGGAATTCCACTTCCACCATATTTTAAAGGAATTTTACTTATTCTTACACTATTATTTAAAGAAATCTTCCCTGCATTAATCTCATCAAATGTTACCATCAAAGACATCATCTTTGTAACAGAGGCAAGAGGATACATGGTATCAGCATCTTTTGCAAAGATTACATTACCCTTTGTATCTCCAACTATAACTGCTCTAAAATTATCCGGTAATTCCCATTCTACTCCATCTGCAGAATAGTATTTAATCATTTCATATTTTTGCTCATCTTTTTCTGGATTATCAGCTTCTTCAAGTGCTAAATTCTTATCTTCTTTAATTTCTTTAACTTTTTCATTTTTTTCTGTAATTTTTTCT encodes the following:
- a CDS encoding carboxypeptidase M32 is translated as MREKFRELVKRKNRIFANLELIQWDLETKTPIKSKPYLAELVGELSMQEYDLFTSDEFINLVESLNKEKNNLTEIEKKEIELSMEEIEKKKKIPADEYEAYAKLTSINQGIWEEAKAKNDFSIIKDGLEKVFNYNKKFAEYRRKDEKNLYDVLLNDYEKGMDTEKLDIFFSELKKEIVPFLKKIQEKKKSLKEEDKLNVPVDEDIQMKFAKYLAAYVGFDFEKGLVETSEHPFTLNLNKNDVRLTTNNKRNMPFSTVFSIIHEAGHGIYEQQTADNLIDTLLGAGGSMGLHESQSRFMENIVGRNKAFWKPLYKKAMGFYPFLKDIDFEEFIKQINKIEPELIRTEADELTYSLHVMLRYEIEKMIFAGEVSIDDLPKIWNQKMVEYLGIEPKNDAEGLMQDVHWYCGLVGYFPSYAIGNAYASQIYNTMKKDFDVDRVLENQNLKKITDWLGEKIHKYGRLKDTPEIIKKVTGEELNPKYYIDYLKEKYSKIYQI
- a CDS encoding serine hydrolase; protein product: MYKKLKKIFLVMSILGILFTNSYTNEIKEVQLIDDFSAELLGETPNSRSEVQKSPVKQDAEKVTEDKNIAEKQTGKKEDEIVENKDENQQKEEIINSEENSENISQKSEVKEEKPKENLGKIEKITEKNEKVKEIKEDKNLALEEADNPEKDEQKYEMIKYYSADGVEWELPDNFRAVIVGDTKGNVIFAKDADTMYPLASVTKMMSLMVTFDEINAGKISLNNSVRISKIPLKYGGSGIPLKVGQMFVLEDLIKASAVYSANNATYAIAEYVGNGSIFGFVTKMNKKLRKLGLQKEIKYYTPAGLPTRVTKQPMDEGTARGVYKLSIEALKYKKYIEIAGIKSTKIHNGKISIRNRNHLIGENGIYGIKTGFHKEAKYNIAVASKFEGTDVIIVVLGGETYKTRDGIVLSVLEILNNNYTVKNGLIRRK